One Chordicoccus furentiruminis DNA window includes the following coding sequences:
- a CDS encoding flavin reductase family protein: MAEKHAFYQKRKAADKRAAAVHEIWKPSNLLAPVPAVIVTSADGEGHSDLMTAAWAGTVCSDPVMVSVSVRPSRLTHDYIEKTGEFVINLTTRKLTRAADLAGVKSGRDADKWALTGLTQLRSSSVAVPGVAESPVCLECRVRNTLHLGSHDMYVAEVLAVDVDSSLLDGKGRLDLGKADLIAYSHGEYFALGEKLGRFGFSVRKPDRKRKQT; the protein is encoded by the coding sequence ATGGCAGAAAAACACGCTTTTTATCAAAAGAGGAAGGCAGCTGATAAAAGGGCAGCGGCCGTCCATGAAATCTGGAAGCCGTCGAATCTTCTGGCTCCGGTACCCGCGGTCATTGTGACATCCGCGGATGGAGAGGGGCACTCCGATCTGATGACGGCGGCGTGGGCGGGAACGGTATGTTCCGATCCGGTGATGGTGTCCGTTTCCGTAAGACCGTCAAGGCTGACGCATGACTATATTGAGAAGACGGGAGAATTCGTGATCAATCTGACGACCCGGAAACTGACGAGGGCCGCCGATCTGGCCGGCGTGAAGAGCGGCCGGGATGCCGACAAATGGGCGCTGACCGGGCTGACGCAGCTGCGGTCTTCCAGCGTCGCGGTTCCGGGCGTCGCGGAGAGTCCGGTGTGCCTTGAATGCCGGGTGCGGAACACGCTGCATCTGGGTTCCCATGACATGTATGTGGCGGAGGTTCTCGCCGTCGACGTGGATTCTTCCCTGCTCGACGGAAAAGGCCGGCTGGATCTCGGGAAGGCGGATCTGATCGCCTACTCGCACGGAGAATACTTTGCCCTCGGGGAAAAGCTCGGAAGATTCGGGTTTTCTGTGAGGAAGCCCGACAGAAAAAGAAAACAGACATAA
- a CDS encoding ABC transporter ATP-binding protein/permease yields MLQIRDICKQYRTGDFVQKALDGVSLSFRDHEFVSILGPSGSGKTTLLNIIGGLDRYDAGDLIINGVSTRRFRDRDWDAYRNHTIGFVFQSYNLIMHQSVRSNVELALTISGITGGERKRRAEEALRKVGLEKHMDKKPDQLSGGQMQRVAIARALVNDPDIILADEPTGALDSDTSVQVMEILKEIAKVHLVVMVTHNPELARRYATRTVTIRDGKLLSDTDPFEPDGTGEEAARPVRKKFSRSGMSFRTALSLSLSNLRTKKARTLTVSVAGSIGIIGISLVLALSNGVNRYISDQETAALSQYPVEIDRTGIDVASLMGGTSDASGMANLSADGREGKEKNGDGRIGVRNMMKGLLSNVTTNDLASFKAWLGKDGRIRGESDAVEYRYDVTPLIYREGNGKTVQVNPANLLEGLDLGDSQMSTMMGNAMNMDVFSMLPESRRILSRRYTLEAGRWPEQAEDIVLILSADGRVNDSVLYALGMRDRKELGKLVQAKDEEKSRAGIMDSDGTTYRYGDFLGMHFKAVSRSALYERDDKSGLWIDRSGDDSYVRKALKEGITLTVSGIVRQKDSSSSAMSDSGFAYTEDLLSGLMRRAAESAIVRDQMGRKDINVLTGHTFEADNDPDQLDLGSLITVDQDAVQNLLASAGLQSGGLSLDMSSLADAFSGMDLSGLNLPKSLDLSALQSALPQMSGGQLEGMLDGVIRDVPQEELRSLFSKVMQHYTAYAAADPSTNYAGLSDALLQYLMSDETAKTVQTFLQQKLTETGNQLVSRDDLLNLTSDVMADFPAYLEKRLSENASGSSGGVLQPLSAQAVRALLDQKLSETGRDTFTREELLNLASDVMNNLPSYLQALLPDGTGSLPDSGALSQILQDYLQEPSTREKADQAFSDLTGRFRNLTLSQDELGDLMQKLAAGYTPYARDHQLPDPSRLTESLPAYFRTDEGRKDLSQMMAAVLDTDRLQKNLSTMVSDGLSGIAGVVTAQLQTALRQGLESAAGAIQTALSDQMGQLMAGMAGGLSGLADPGKLQNIMKMNLAPDQIRSLLTGMLTGNGVSYEGNLTKFGYASTDDPSEIDIYPKDFSAKNRIKKLITKYNDRAAGAGEEEKTISYSDMISAMMSSVTNIVDTVSVVMIAFISISLVVSSIMIGVITYISVLERKKEIGILRAMGASKRNVANVFNAETFLTGLLSGTIGVVSALLFSIPVNRILPRFVNGADVKIFLAPRSAALMILLSIGLTLLAGLIPSTQASRNDPVRSLRSE; encoded by the coding sequence ATGCTTCAGATTCGCGATATCTGCAAACAGTACCGGACGGGAGACTTCGTCCAGAAGGCGCTGGACGGCGTGAGCCTCAGTTTCCGGGACCACGAGTTTGTCTCGATCCTCGGCCCGTCCGGATCCGGAAAGACCACGCTGCTGAATATCATCGGCGGCCTTGACCGCTATGACGCCGGGGATCTGATCATCAACGGCGTCTCCACCCGCCGCTTCCGCGACCGGGACTGGGACGCCTACCGCAACCACACCATCGGCTTCGTGTTCCAGAGCTACAATCTGATCATGCATCAGAGCGTGCGGTCCAACGTGGAGCTTGCGCTGACGATCTCCGGCATCACCGGAGGGGAGCGAAAAAGGCGGGCCGAGGAGGCGCTGCGGAAGGTCGGTCTTGAAAAGCATATGGATAAAAAGCCGGATCAGCTCTCCGGCGGGCAGATGCAGCGGGTGGCCATCGCGAGGGCGCTGGTCAATGACCCTGACATCATTCTGGCGGACGAGCCGACCGGCGCGCTGGACAGCGATACCAGCGTGCAGGTGATGGAAATCCTGAAGGAGATCGCGAAGGTCCATCTTGTGGTCATGGTGACGCATAATCCGGAGCTCGCCCGCCGGTACGCGACCAGAACCGTGACCATCCGCGACGGAAAGCTTCTTTCGGACACGGATCCTTTTGAGCCGGATGGGACAGGAGAGGAGGCTGCGCGGCCGGTGCGGAAGAAGTTTTCCCGATCCGGCATGTCGTTCCGCACGGCGCTGTCGCTCAGCCTCAGCAATCTGAGAACCAAGAAAGCGAGAACGCTGACCGTGTCGGTCGCCGGTTCTATCGGCATCATCGGCATCTCACTTGTGCTCGCGCTGTCAAACGGGGTCAACCGCTATATTTCCGATCAGGAAACGGCGGCGCTGTCCCAGTATCCGGTGGAGATTGACCGGACCGGGATCGATGTGGCGTCTCTGATGGGCGGGACATCCGACGCATCCGGTATGGCGAACCTGTCTGCGGACGGAAGGGAAGGAAAAGAGAAGAACGGAGACGGCCGGATCGGCGTGCGGAATATGATGAAGGGCCTGCTCTCGAACGTCACCACGAATGATCTCGCCTCCTTTAAAGCATGGCTCGGGAAGGACGGGCGGATCCGGGGAGAGAGCGACGCGGTCGAGTATCGCTACGATGTCACGCCGCTCATATACCGGGAGGGGAACGGAAAGACGGTACAGGTTAATCCGGCCAACCTCCTTGAGGGGCTGGATCTCGGCGACTCCCAGATGAGCACCATGATGGGCAACGCCATGAACATGGATGTGTTCTCCATGCTCCCGGAGAGCAGACGGATCCTTTCCCGGCGGTATACCCTTGAGGCGGGCCGCTGGCCGGAACAGGCGGAGGATATCGTGCTGATCCTCTCCGCGGACGGCCGGGTGAACGACAGCGTGCTCTACGCGCTTGGCATGCGGGACAGAAAGGAGCTCGGAAAACTGGTACAGGCGAAGGATGAGGAGAAGAGCCGCGCCGGCATCATGGACAGCGACGGAACGACCTACCGGTACGGCGACTTCCTCGGCATGCATTTCAAGGCCGTAAGTCGGTCCGCCCTGTATGAGCGCGATGACAAAAGCGGTCTCTGGATCGACCGGTCCGGGGACGATTCTTATGTCCGGAAAGCGCTGAAGGAAGGGATCACCCTTACGGTGTCCGGAATCGTGCGCCAGAAGGACAGCAGCTCTTCCGCCATGAGCGACTCCGGCTTCGCGTATACGGAGGACCTTCTGTCCGGGCTGATGCGGCGGGCTGCGGAGAGTGCCATCGTCAGGGATCAGATGGGCCGGAAGGACATCAATGTGCTGACCGGCCACACCTTTGAGGCGGACAATGACCCGGATCAGCTGGATCTCGGAAGTCTGATCACGGTCGATCAGGACGCCGTGCAGAACCTGCTCGCCTCCGCGGGTCTTCAGTCAGGCGGTCTGAGTCTGGATATGTCCTCGCTGGCGGATGCCTTCTCGGGAATGGACCTGAGCGGGCTGAATCTGCCGAAGAGCCTTGATCTGTCTGCGCTGCAGAGCGCGCTGCCGCAGATGAGCGGGGGACAGCTGGAGGGGATGCTGGACGGCGTGATCCGGGATGTGCCGCAGGAAGAGCTCAGGAGCCTGTTCAGCAAGGTGATGCAGCACTATACGGCCTACGCCGCGGCGGATCCGTCCACGAATTATGCCGGGCTTTCCGACGCGCTGCTTCAGTATCTCATGTCGGACGAAACGGCGAAAACCGTGCAGACCTTTCTGCAGCAGAAGCTTACGGAAACGGGGAACCAGCTCGTATCCCGCGACGATCTGCTGAATCTGACGTCGGATGTGATGGCGGATTTCCCGGCTTATCTTGAAAAACGGCTTTCGGAGAATGCATCCGGCTCCTCCGGCGGCGTCCTGCAGCCGCTTTCCGCACAGGCCGTCCGGGCGCTGCTGGATCAGAAGCTTTCGGAGACGGGGAGGGATACGTTCACGCGGGAGGAACTGCTGAATCTGGCGTCGGATGTGATGAACAATCTGCCGTCCTATCTTCAGGCGCTCCTGCCGGACGGCACGGGCAGCCTCCCGGATTCGGGCGCGCTGTCTCAGATTCTTCAGGACTATCTTCAGGAACCGTCCACGCGGGAAAAGGCGGATCAGGCATTCTCGGATCTTACGGGGAGATTCCGGAATCTTACCCTTTCGCAGGATGAACTGGGGGATCTGATGCAGAAGCTCGCGGCCGGCTATACGCCGTACGCCCGGGACCATCAGCTTCCGGATCCTTCCCGTCTTACGGAATCCCTTCCGGCCTATTTCAGGACCGATGAAGGGAGAAAGGATCTGTCTCAGATGATGGCGGCGGTCCTCGACACCGACCGGCTTCAGAAGAACCTGAGCACTATGGTGTCCGACGGTCTTTCGGGCATCGCCGGCGTGGTGACGGCGCAGCTTCAGACCGCCCTCCGTCAGGGACTCGAAAGCGCGGCCGGAGCGATCCAGACCGCGCTCTCAGATCAGATGGGGCAGCTGATGGCGGGGATGGCGGGCGGCCTCTCCGGCCTTGCCGATCCCGGAAAACTGCAGAACATCATGAAGATGAACCTTGCGCCGGATCAGATCCGCAGCCTTCTGACCGGCATGCTGACCGGAAACGGGGTGAGTTATGAAGGAAATCTGACGAAGTTCGGCTATGCCTCGACGGATGATCCTTCGGAGATCGACATTTACCCGAAGGATTTCAGCGCGAAAAACAGGATCAAAAAGCTGATCACGAAGTATAACGACCGTGCCGCCGGCGCGGGGGAGGAGGAGAAGACGATCTCCTATTCGGATATGATCTCGGCGATGATGTCGTCTGTGACCAATATCGTGGACACGGTCAGTGTCGTCATGATCGCGTTCATCTCCATCTCTCTCGTCGTCTCGTCCATCATGATCGGCGTGATCACCTACATCAGCGTTCTCGAACGGAAGAAGGAGATCGGGATTCTGAGGGCGATGGGCGCCTCGAAGCGGAATGTCGCGAACGTGTTCAACGCGGAGACGTTTCTCACCGGCCTGCTCTCCGGCACGATCGGCGTGGTTTCGGCTCTCCTTTTCTCGATTCCGGTGAACCGGATTCTGCCCCGCTTCGTCAACGGCGCTGATGTGAAAATCTTCCTGGCCCCCAGAAGTGCGGCGCTGATGATTCTTCTGAGCATCGGACTGACCCTTCTGGCGGGGCTGATCCCTTCCACGCAGGCTTCCAGAAACGATCCGGTCCGGTCACTGCGGTCCGAATAA
- a CDS encoding SPFH domain-containing protein: protein MEEKTMRHAGQGMPVLLGVIALEILLIAAAVLLPLNETSPLFVLLIILICVAWIPLAGLRVLKPEEALVVTLFGTYVGTLRGPGFFCINPFSASVNPAAKTVLGQSGDVKAERKSQVSGQSMTNNKISLKIMTLSNARQKINDVLGNPVEISIAVMWQVKDTAKAVFAVDNFKEYLSLQCDSAVRNIVQIYPYDVAPNIDTTGDGKADDGSLRGSTEVVARRIRDEIQRKVSNAGLEILDARITYLAYAPEIAAAMLQRQQASAVIDARKMIVDGAVGMVEMALERLNENHVVDLDDERKAAMVSNLLVVLCGNRDAQPVVNSGSLY, encoded by the coding sequence ATGGAAGAAAAGACAATGAGACACGCGGGGCAGGGCATGCCGGTCCTTTTGGGCGTCATCGCGCTGGAGATTCTGCTGATCGCGGCGGCCGTGCTGCTTCCGCTTAACGAAACCTCGCCGCTCTTCGTTCTGCTGATCATTCTGATCTGCGTCGCGTGGATCCCGCTCGCCGGTCTCCGCGTGCTGAAGCCCGAGGAAGCGCTCGTTGTGACGCTGTTCGGCACATATGTCGGGACGCTGAGAGGCCCCGGCTTCTTCTGCATCAACCCGTTCAGCGCCAGCGTCAACCCGGCCGCGAAGACCGTCCTCGGCCAGAGCGGGGATGTAAAGGCGGAGAGGAAAAGCCAGGTGAGCGGGCAGTCTATGACGAACAACAAGATCTCGCTCAAGATCATGACGCTCAGCAACGCGCGTCAGAAGATCAATGACGTGCTGGGAAATCCGGTGGAGATCAGCATCGCGGTGATGTGGCAGGTGAAGGATACGGCGAAGGCCGTGTTCGCGGTGGACAATTTCAAGGAATACCTGTCCCTGCAGTGCGACAGCGCGGTGCGGAACATCGTGCAGATCTATCCCTATGATGTGGCGCCGAATATCGACACGACCGGCGACGGCAAGGCGGACGACGGCTCTCTCCGCGGCTCCACGGAGGTGGTCGCGCGGCGGATCCGCGACGAGATTCAGCGGAAGGTGAGCAACGCAGGTCTTGAGATTCTGGACGCGCGGATCACCTATCTCGCGTACGCGCCGGAGATCGCGGCGGCGATGCTGCAGCGGCAGCAGGCATCCGCTGTCATCGACGCGAGAAAGATGATCGTGGACGGCGCGGTCGGAATGGTGGAGATGGCGCTGGAGCGTCTGAACGAAAACCATGTGGTTGATCTGGATGACGAAAGGAAAGCGGCGATGGTTTCCAATCTGCTGGTGGTTCTGTGCGGAAACCGCGACGCCCAGCCGGTCGTCAATTCGGGAAGCCTGTACTGA
- a CDS encoding DUF438 domain-containing protein, whose protein sequence is MSKMIDLNRSVFELVTEYPEIGDIMEKLGFREIRKPAMLHSVGKLMTLPRGARMKNIPMEKVIAALTEHGFTFSEEKPAPQPPRPEKPETQPAPQPPHPEKPETQPAPQPPRPEKPETQPAPQPSRPEKPETQPAPQPSRMEDLKGYLRRLGAGESLESVRKDFAEKFRDVEASEIMQAEQELMREGTPLTEVQKLCDIHSALFHGATREEQIANAEKEVMASVKRAKELAARKDYGGKKERAAELAAVDGHPLNTLTRENEALAGRIAEAKARLDAGEEVDGLLSRIRELSVHYAKKGDLLYPLLKVHYEISGPADVMWTVDDEIRDELAELGKIREHDAAWTERLRAVLKRAEEMIYKEHNILFPICAVNFTQTEWHRIYRDSRDYDDCLGVKGERWPEAEQEAPAALSAGEGEVVMPGGHMTVEQLTALLNTIPAELTFVDADNINRYFNEGHKVFKRPGMAIDREVFSCHPPKIEPMVRAILDDFRNGRRDRVPVWMEKNGRTVLVTYMAVRDRDRKYLGTLEVVQDMEFAKEHFAQ, encoded by the coding sequence ATGAGTAAAATGATCGATCTTAACCGTTCGGTTTTTGAACTGGTCACAGAATATCCGGAGATCGGGGACATCATGGAGAAGCTGGGATTCAGGGAGATCAGAAAGCCGGCCATGCTGCACTCGGTCGGAAAGCTGATGACGCTGCCGCGGGGAGCCAGGATGAAAAATATCCCGATGGAAAAGGTGATCGCGGCGCTGACGGAGCACGGCTTCACGTTTTCGGAGGAGAAGCCCGCGCCGCAGCCGCCGCGCCCGGAAAAGCCGGAAACACAGCCCGCGCCGCAGCCGCCGCACCCGGAAAAGCCGGAAACACAGCCCGCGCCGCAGCCGCCGCGCCCGGAAAAGCCGGAAACACAGCCCGCGCCGCAGCCGTCGCGCCCGGAAAAGCCGGAAACACAGCCCGCGCCGCAGCCGTCGCGCATGGAGGATCTCAAGGGCTATCTGCGCCGTCTTGGCGCGGGCGAATCTCTGGAGAGCGTCCGGAAGGATTTCGCGGAAAAGTTCCGCGATGTGGAGGCTTCCGAGATCATGCAGGCTGAGCAGGAGCTGATGCGTGAGGGAACGCCTCTGACGGAGGTTCAGAAGCTCTGCGACATTCACTCCGCGCTGTTCCACGGCGCCACGAGGGAGGAACAGATCGCCAATGCGGAAAAAGAAGTTATGGCATCTGTTAAGAGGGCGAAGGAACTCGCGGCGCGGAAGGACTACGGAGGCAAAAAGGAACGGGCGGCGGAGCTGGCGGCCGTTGACGGGCATCCGCTGAATACGCTGACGAGGGAAAATGAAGCTCTGGCCGGCCGGATCGCGGAGGCGAAGGCGCGTCTGGACGCCGGCGAAGAGGTGGACGGCCTGCTTTCCCGTATCCGAGAGCTCTCTGTCCACTATGCGAAAAAGGGCGATCTTCTGTATCCTCTGCTGAAGGTACACTATGAGATTTCCGGTCCCGCGGATGTGATGTGGACCGTCGACGATGAGATCCGGGATGAGCTGGCGGAGCTCGGGAAGATCCGGGAGCATGACGCGGCGTGGACGGAGCGGCTGCGGGCAGTTCTGAAAAGAGCGGAGGAGATGATCTATAAGGAACACAATATTCTTTTCCCGATCTGCGCCGTGAATTTCACTCAGACAGAGTGGCACCGGATCTACCGGGACAGCAGAGACTATGACGACTGCCTCGGTGTGAAGGGCGAAAGATGGCCGGAGGCGGAGCAAGAGGCGCCGGCGGCGCTTTCCGCGGGAGAGGGCGAGGTGGTCATGCCCGGCGGACATATGACGGTCGAACAGCTCACGGCTCTTCTCAACACGATACCGGCGGAGCTGACGTTTGTGGACGCGGACAACATCAACCGCTACTTCAACGAGGGACATAAGGTCTTCAAACGGCCCGGTATGGCCATCGACAGAGAAGTGTTTTCCTGCCACCCGCCGAAGATCGAGCCGATGGTCCGCGCCATCCTTGACGATTTCCGGAACGGACGAAGAGACCGCGTTCCCGTCTGGATGGAGAAAAACGGCCGCACCGTCCTCGTGACCTACATGGCAGTGCGGGACAGAGACAGAAAGTATCTCGGCACTCTGGAAGTCGTGCAGGACATGGAGTTCGCGAAGGAGCATTTCGCACAGTGA
- a CDS encoding GNAT family N-acetyltransferase: MTVIRDAGPEDAETLQKIYDWYVRNTAVTFEYETPTAAQFRERMERTIERYPYLIAETDGRADGYCYAGPFVGRAAYDWSCELSIYLRPDVRRNGIGRMLYGEMERRLRAMGIRNLYACIGVPRGEDAYLTRDSERFHKRMGFTTVGTFRACGAKFGRWYDMIWMEKMIGSHSPEPEPVRWAPEISDQK; encoded by the coding sequence ATGACGGTGATTCGGGACGCAGGACCGGAGGACGCGGAGACACTGCAGAAAATTTACGACTGGTATGTGCGGAACACGGCGGTGACCTTCGAGTACGAGACGCCGACTGCCGCGCAGTTCCGTGAGCGGATGGAGCGGACGATAGAGCGGTATCCCTATCTGATCGCCGAAACGGATGGCAGGGCGGACGGATACTGCTACGCGGGGCCGTTTGTGGGGCGCGCGGCCTATGACTGGTCCTGCGAACTCAGCATCTATCTCCGGCCCGATGTCCGCAGGAACGGCATCGGACGGATGCTCTACGGGGAGATGGAGAGGCGGCTCCGCGCGATGGGAATCCGCAATCTGTATGCCTGCATCGGAGTGCCCCGCGGGGAGGATGCGTATCTCACGAGGGACAGCGAGCGCTTTCATAAGCGGATGGGCTTCACGACCGTTGGAACGTTTCGGGCCTGCGGCGCCAAGTTCGGCCGCTGGTATGATATGATCTGGATGGAGAAGATGATCGGATCCCACAGTCCGGAGCCGGAGCCGGTGAGATGGGCTCCGGAGATTTCAGATCAAAAATGA
- a CDS encoding PTS ascorbate transporter subunit IIC translates to MADKKQIPLRLSASLYDAIAAWAADDFRSVNGQIEYLLTECVRQRKKNGGHIPEKLDEPPRLDL, encoded by the coding sequence ATGGCTGACAAGAAACAGATCCCGCTGAGGCTCAGCGCCAGCCTGTACGATGCGATCGCCGCCTGGGCGGCGGACGACTTCCGGTCCGTGAACGGCCAGATCGAGTATCTGCTGACCGAGTGCGTCCGGCAGAGGAAGAAGAACGGCGGGCATATCCCGGAGAAGCTGGATGAACCACCGAGGCTGGATCTGTAA
- a CDS encoding Lrp/AsnC family transcriptional regulator, whose protein sequence is MFLDDVDPLDRKILSLLIENARYTYSEIGQRLGISRVAVKNHMNDLEKRGIIENYTAVINPRRMSSAVSCYFEIETTPDRFPAVTQALQRCPTVTQIYRTTGSCHLHVHAVAAGQQELEDFLRDVIDPLPGVTSIRTNVILDRIKDIKGLRL, encoded by the coding sequence ATGTTCCTTGATGATGTAGACCCGCTGGACCGGAAAATTCTCTCCCTGCTGATCGAAAATGCCCGCTACACCTACTCCGAAATCGGCCAGAGGCTCGGCATCTCCAGGGTGGCCGTCAAGAATCATATGAATGATCTTGAAAAGAGGGGAATCATCGAGAACTATACCGCCGTCATCAATCCCCGGCGGATGAGCAGCGCCGTCTCCTGCTATTTCGAGATCGAGACGACGCCGGACCGGTTCCCGGCGGTGACGCAGGCGCTGCAGCGCTGTCCCACCGTCACGCAGATTTACCGGACGACCGGAAGCTGCCACCTGCATGTCCATGCCGTTGCGGCCGGCCAGCAGGAACTGGAGGACTTTCTCCGGGACGTCATCGATCCGCTGCCCGGCGTCACGTCGATCCGGACGAATGTCATTCTGGACCGCATCAAGGACATCAAGGGTCTGCGGCTGTGA
- a CDS encoding PrsW family glutamic-type intramembrane protease yields the protein MSLTKKNHRTLAAGVLILLFALGLLINESDFIGQDSTAAVQYLKVYSAFLPFLAYIVPFGIFMRRVSAKYRISGLELLAAAGCGAFISSAFAGELNGGFDDLMTGLMGKAYSYAWLGSLETGIAEELLKLGTAALLLYALGRKSLKDYLSIGMCVGMGFQMEEDIAYITDSGFKDVNQAFPAALDRVSCSLGSHWAYAAVTAAGLYLIVRTSGKNHRRKGLGWILLVMADHFLFDSPIGDPQLFNALLTVAVVLPVILFFRSPEMRAEESEASGAA from the coding sequence ATGAGTTTGACGAAGAAAAATCACAGGACGCTGGCGGCCGGCGTCCTGATTCTGCTGTTCGCACTGGGACTTCTGATCAATGAATCGGACTTTATCGGACAGGACAGCACGGCCGCAGTGCAGTATCTGAAGGTGTACAGCGCCTTTCTGCCGTTTCTGGCATATATCGTTCCGTTTGGCATCTTCATGAGACGGGTAAGCGCAAAATACCGGATCAGCGGGCTTGAACTGCTGGCCGCCGCCGGATGCGGGGCGTTTATCTCGTCCGCCTTCGCCGGGGAGCTGAACGGAGGGTTCGACGATCTGATGACCGGCCTGATGGGAAAGGCCTATTCCTACGCGTGGCTCGGTTCTCTCGAAACCGGCATCGCGGAGGAACTCCTGAAGCTGGGGACGGCAGCGCTGCTCCTGTATGCGCTGGGGCGGAAGTCGCTGAAGGATTATCTCAGCATCGGCATGTGCGTCGGGATGGGCTTCCAGATGGAGGAGGATATCGCCTACATCACGGACAGCGGCTTCAAGGACGTGAATCAGGCGTTTCCGGCGGCGCTGGACAGGGTTTCCTGCTCACTCGGATCGCACTGGGCCTATGCGGCGGTGACGGCAGCCGGTCTTTATCTGATCGTGAGGACCTCCGGCAAAAACCACAGGCGAAAGGGCCTCGGCTGGATTCTTCTCGTGATGGCGGACCATTTTCTGTTTGATTCGCCGATCGGAGACCCGCAGCTTTTCAACGCGCTGCTGACCGTCGCGGTCGTGCTGCCGGTGATCCTGTTTTTCAGAAGCCCGGAGATGAGGGCGGAGGAGAGCGAAGCCAGTGGCGCGGCATGA
- a CDS encoding NifB/NifX family molybdenum-iron cluster-binding protein, whose product MPRPQKMRTVYQLPVCRSFLADPSSGDISLTLDELEAIRLTDQEGLDQSACAERLHVARSTAQNILRGARGKVADALVNGKSIHIAGGNVEYSDDSRFGCCRWEFRSVPAVGGINGLRKEGKETMNVAVTYEKETGDIFQHFGRTEYFKVYELDGGRIAGSRVVSTNGQGHGALAGVLKELKADALICGGIGGGAQMALSEAGIRLYGGCSGSADQAVSDFLNGSLHYQEDVRCDHHGEHHGGDCGHEAGTCGHGCHS is encoded by the coding sequence ATGCCGAGACCGCAGAAAATGAGAACCGTCTACCAGCTTCCGGTCTGCAGGAGTTTTCTCGCCGACCCCTCTTCCGGCGATATATCTCTGACGCTGGATGAGCTGGAGGCAATCCGGCTGACCGATCAGGAGGGACTGGATCAGTCCGCCTGCGCGGAACGGCTGCATGTCGCGCGATCCACCGCCCAGAACATCCTCCGCGGCGCGCGCGGCAAAGTAGCCGACGCGCTGGTCAACGGAAAGTCCATCCATATCGCCGGCGGAAACGTCGAATACTCCGATGACAGCCGTTTCGGCTGCTGCAGATGGGAGTTCCGGTCTGTGCCGGCGGTCGGCGGCATCAACGGTTTAAGAAAGGAAGGAAAAGAGACAATGAATGTAGCCGTCACCTATGAAAAGGAAACAGGCGATATCTTCCAGCATTTCGGACGAACAGAGTATTTCAAGGTCTACGAACTCGACGGCGGACGGATCGCCGGCTCCCGTGTGGTCAGCACGAACGGCCAGGGTCACGGCGCGCTCGCAGGCGTTCTGAAAGAGCTGAAGGCAGACGCGCTGATCTGCGGCGGCATCGGCGGCGGCGCGCAGATGGCGCTGTCGGAAGCGGGAATCCGGCTGTACGGGGGCTGCAGCGGCAGCGCCGATCAGGCGGTCTCCGATTTCCTGAACGGCAGCCTGCATTATCAGGAGGACGTTCGCTGCGACCATCACGGTGAGCATCACGGCGGGGACTGCGGACATGAGGCGGGTACCTGCGGTCACGGCTGCCATTCTTAA